Proteins from one candidate division KSB1 bacterium genomic window:
- a CDS encoding response regulator transcription factor — MINVLIVDDHPIVRAGLKQILKGTADIQVAEEANNGQEALQKILENDFDVVLLDISMPGRSGLDILRELKGIKSDLHVLILSTFSEQQYAVRALKAGAAGYLTKESAPDELIAAIRKVSLGGKYLSMALAEKLAETLADHGDKLPEEMLSDREHQVMCMIASGKTVKEIATELSLSVKTISTYRRRILEKLKMKNNAEITHYAIQRGLVN; from the coding sequence ATGATCAATGTGCTCATCGTTGATGATCATCCCATTGTGCGTGCGGGATTGAAACAAATTCTTAAAGGGACCGCGGATATTCAGGTTGCCGAAGAAGCGAACAACGGGCAGGAAGCGCTGCAAAAAATTTTGGAAAATGATTTTGATGTTGTCTTGCTCGATATTTCCATGCCTGGCAGAAGTGGGCTGGACATCCTGCGGGAGCTTAAAGGCATCAAATCCGACTTGCACGTCTTGATCTTGAGCACTTTCTCAGAACAGCAATATGCCGTTCGGGCTTTGAAAGCCGGGGCCGCGGGATATTTGACCAAAGAAAGTGCGCCCGACGAATTGATTGCGGCGATTCGCAAAGTGTCGTTGGGCGGCAAATACCTCAGCATGGCGCTTGCCGAAAAACTCGCCGAAACGTTGGCCGATCATGGCGATAAGCTGCCAGAAGAAATGCTTTCTGATCGTGAGCACCAGGTGATGTGCATGATTGCCTCCGGCAAAACGGTGAAAGAAATTGCCACCGAGCTTTCTTTGAGCGTCAAAACCATTAGCACGTATCGGCGGCGCATTCTCGAAAAATTGAAAATGAAAAACAACGCAGAAATCACCCATTACGCCATTCAGCGTGGCTTGGTTAATTAA